The genomic segment GGTATGAATGCCCGTGGGGAAAGGGCTAGGTCCAGTGGTTGGGGTTGGTTAATTGGGGATGAGGGTAGTGCAGGTTGGATAGCGTTAAAGGCGTTAAATGCGGCTTCAAGGGCATATGACGGTAGGGGTCCCTGGACAAGCCTGGTTAATAGGCTTAAGGATTACTTCAAGGTTAAGGACTTATTAAACATACTTGACGTAATGTACGCCGAGCCCCCTGAGATTGATAAACTGGCTAAGTTAGCGGTACTAGTTTCAGAGGAGGCTGAGGGGGGTGATGAGGTTTCAGTAAGCATACTTAAGGAGGCTGGGAGGGAATTAGCGCTAAATGCGATAACGGTTGCTAAGAGACTAGGCATGATTAATGAAAGCATTGTGATTGGGGGAGTAGGTAGCGTGTTCAGCTCCAGGATTGTTAATGAGGAATTTAAGGAGACGGTAACCAATACGTTAGTTAAGGCTAGGGTCAAGGAACCCCTAGTGGGTAATTACCCACTACTAGGGCCAGTAGTCATGGGTCTAAGTAGAATTGGTAAGAAAATAACAAGTATTGATGCTGAGAAATTATTGAAGGAACTATAATTTCCCCATTACTAGCTAGGATTCCCAAAGCCCTGAATATCATCATTGATAATCATTAAAATTCATTATACCACGTAGGTGTACATACGTAATCATTCAATTAGATGCTGGCAGAATTAAGGCATATTTTTATTAAACAGAGCACACGCTAATGTGTGTTTAAGTTGAGTGAAGCGCTTAGTAGGCTTAAGGAATTCCCATGGGCCAATTACCTCCTGCTTTACGTGATGCTCTTTGGATCACTGGCCAAGAGGAATGTTGGCAATGATAAAACGGGTGGCAAACCTTGCCCTTTAGGGCTGGGTTTAAAAGCTCTGACTGTGCTGAGGGTTTTAGCAGTCCTGCTGGTCAACTCCAGTTAAGATGGGGAGTGGGGGCCGACAACCCTAACAATACCAGTGGGGCAACCAAGTAGCCCCCAACAAAGGGGTGTAACCCCCAAGACCCCAAGGAACCCTCGCCCCTTAAAGGGCAAGCATTGAGCTTACGTTGGTGG from the Caldivirga sp. genome contains:
- a CDS encoding BadF/BadG/BcrA/BcrD ATPase family protein; this encodes MVIALDSGKTRTNAVAINSDLNVLCRVSGRGGGLIYDSGVITNTLLGVIEECIRLMGIGTSSIDAIVISWADLDTEAYWVKASGIINELSVKLNIPRSKLVFDHDAVAAYYAVTLGEPGVAVIAGTGAIALGMNARGERARSSGWGWLIGDEGSAGWIALKALNAASRAYDGRGPWTSLVNRLKDYFKVKDLLNILDVMYAEPPEIDKLAKLAVLVSEEAEGGDEVSVSILKEAGRELALNAITVAKRLGMINESIVIGGVGSVFSSRIVNEEFKETVTNTLVKARVKEPLVGNYPLLGPVVMGLSRIGKKITSIDAEKLLKEL